In one Arthrobacter jinronghuae genomic region, the following are encoded:
- a CDS encoding GDSL-type esterase/lipase family protein, translating to MITTGITASLVRGAAELETTPRGLRPHRLPAAVRTRFPDPQLMMAESQPSGVRLALTTTSEVLAVVVHPSRVVYRGADRPRGSMDLVVDGKLLESDDLTGGDYVEVDMSTGAATPFEGPSHTSVFRLPAGDKVIEIWLPHNEAIELVELRSDAPVAPYSSGKPVWLHHGSSISHGSNAATPSQIWPVIAAHLGGVELHNLGLGGSALVDPFTAQVMRDTPADVISVKLGINVVNMDSMRLRAFVPAVHGFLDTIREGHPETPLVLISPIFCGIHEDTPGPGAFDPASFGTEQIRFVATGSPEGVAAGQLTLRVIREALESLAARRTDDPNLHFLDGLSLYGAEDAEAYPLPDALHPDTATHRLIGERFAEYAFNTEGPFAKVPGVSGAAK from the coding sequence ATGATCACCACTGGTATTACGGCGTCGCTGGTTCGTGGAGCGGCTGAACTCGAAACAACTCCCCGGGGTCTTCGGCCTCACCGGCTGCCAGCCGCTGTGCGGACCCGCTTTCCTGATCCGCAGCTGATGATGGCGGAAAGCCAGCCCTCCGGGGTTCGTCTGGCGCTGACGACAACATCGGAGGTCCTGGCAGTTGTGGTGCACCCGTCCCGGGTTGTTTACCGGGGTGCGGACCGGCCCCGGGGATCTATGGATCTGGTGGTCGACGGGAAGCTGCTCGAGAGCGACGACCTCACCGGCGGCGATTACGTCGAGGTGGATATGTCGACGGGGGCCGCGACTCCGTTTGAGGGGCCGTCGCATACGAGCGTGTTCCGGCTGCCTGCGGGGGATAAGGTCATCGAGATCTGGCTACCGCACAATGAGGCCATCGAGCTCGTGGAGCTGCGCTCGGATGCTCCGGTTGCACCGTATTCCTCGGGCAAACCTGTCTGGTTGCACCACGGCAGCTCGATCAGCCACGGTTCAAATGCCGCAACGCCGTCTCAGATCTGGCCTGTGATTGCGGCCCACCTCGGCGGCGTCGAACTTCATAATCTTGGTCTGGGCGGCAGCGCCCTCGTGGACCCCTTCACCGCCCAGGTCATGCGCGATACCCCTGCCGATGTCATCAGCGTGAAGCTGGGTATCAATGTGGTGAATATGGATTCCATGCGGCTGCGCGCCTTTGTGCCTGCGGTGCACGGCTTCCTCGACACCATCCGCGAAGGGCATCCGGAGACGCCTCTGGTGCTCATTTCGCCCATATTCTGCGGTATCCATGAGGACACTCCGGGCCCCGGTGCTTTCGACCCGGCGTCGTTCGGGACGGAGCAGATTCGGTTTGTCGCGACCGGTTCGCCGGAGGGGGTGGCTGCGGGCCAGCTGACACTCCGGGTGATCCGTGAGGCGTTGGAGTCTCTGGCGGCGCGCCGGACGGACGATCCGAATCTGCACTTCCTGGACGGACTGAGTCTGTACGGGGCCGAGGATGCTGAGGCGTATCCGTTGCCCGACGCGCTCCATCCGGACACCGCTACGCACCGGTTGATCGGGGAGCGGTTTGCGGAGTATGCGTTCAACACAGAGGGGCCGTTTGCGAAAGTGCCTGGAGTGAGTGGAGCCGCGAAATAA
- a CDS encoding GIY-YIG nuclease family protein yields the protein MKSRPQTIQIFLPQGDPSGLRQAEITTRTVRVFEVPRAQVSAFMQMPEANQVGLYFLFGAQDEDTPECYIGQSGNVGRRLSQHVAGKEFWERALIAVSLTNSWTDTHVGFMEWKSIQAATNSGRYALLNGNTASNRHTPLPLESDCHEYLETISVLLATLGKPVLQPLTGAHPPFTQPGFQTDTGLPATPESQSNGTDHRLSLRQRNCVAEGVLSSEGLVVLAGSTGNAADRPSISAGLKRIRERLIEQGIARVEGSSFVMERDHLFSSPSYAAGALYGGAQNGRTAWKDALGRTLREIEEQQFPASGNATE from the coding sequence ATGAAAAGCCGCCCCCAGACCATACAGATTTTTCTACCCCAGGGAGATCCTTCAGGTCTAAGACAGGCCGAAATCACTACCCGGACCGTGCGGGTGTTTGAAGTTCCCCGGGCTCAGGTGTCCGCATTCATGCAAATGCCGGAAGCGAATCAAGTGGGCTTGTACTTTCTGTTCGGAGCGCAAGATGAAGATACCCCTGAGTGCTATATAGGGCAGAGCGGCAACGTGGGACGCCGGCTCAGCCAACATGTGGCTGGGAAGGAATTCTGGGAACGAGCCCTCATCGCGGTGTCACTGACCAACTCCTGGACCGACACTCATGTTGGTTTCATGGAGTGGAAATCCATACAGGCCGCAACCAACAGCGGCCGCTATGCACTGCTGAACGGCAACACGGCGTCCAACCGGCATACCCCCTTGCCGCTGGAATCTGACTGTCACGAATACTTGGAAACAATTTCGGTACTCCTCGCGACGCTGGGGAAACCGGTACTTCAGCCGCTCACTGGTGCACATCCACCGTTCACCCAGCCCGGTTTCCAAACGGACACTGGGCTACCGGCAACACCCGAGAGCCAAAGCAACGGCACCGATCACCGCCTCAGTCTTCGGCAAAGGAACTGCGTTGCGGAAGGTGTCCTGAGCTCTGAAGGGCTTGTCGTACTTGCCGGAAGTACGGGCAATGCCGCTGATAGGCCTTCTATCAGTGCAGGGCTCAAGCGGATCAGGGAACGCCTCATAGAGCAGGGAATCGCTCGGGTTGAAGGCAGCTCATTCGTTATGGAACGTGATCATTTGTTCAGCTCTCCGAGCTATGCAGCGGGTGCACTCTACGGAGGCGCTCAAAACGGCCGCACTGCGTGGAAGGACGCACTAGGACGAACGTTGAGAGAGATCGAAGAACAACAATTCCCAGCATCAGGCAACGCCACGGAATAG
- a CDS encoding SIR2 family NAD-dependent protein deacylase — translation MGESHVFVTRGSLTNFACDAWLLPTDRTYSIAGHWREALPGLEAVIASSRDVDFASGAKLAQPLDSWPAGEPMPVLTAVPYYGISSVEDLVPPLREFVRLAAEQVGRRRRAAGGKPSRPVPLLAMPLFGTGGGGAGLVRGDVIQRLLQEARRAAAESGVDVALILTNEKDFAFAQELRKRQPDWWKPLDRELQDHAARLAAHARDGKLVPFMGAGVSMSAGAPSWDDLLAALAKAAQLSTPEGMSLKKREHLDQAGILRSIYEERSGAGGRSFNQAIADLVELKRYGLAPALLSSLGSREAITLNYDELFEFASADAGVPRSVIPDGGGENDDWLLKLHGSVTNPDSIVLTRDDYLGFNASRNALSALVKATLMTQHILFVGFGLADDHFHEILHDVKRALPPEPRGKDGSATALMLSADPLDRRMVSQLNLVPMNEESSTAAGRTLEIFLDLLVALSTDSHSYLLAEGYEGALTESERSLRETLLDLTKRLTDDEAQSSGGVRLREMLAQLGA, via the coding sequence ATGGGGGAATCACACGTCTTCGTGACCAGAGGCAGCCTGACCAACTTCGCTTGCGATGCATGGCTGCTTCCGACCGATCGCACCTACAGCATTGCAGGGCACTGGCGGGAGGCGCTCCCGGGCCTGGAAGCAGTGATAGCAAGCAGCAGGGATGTCGACTTCGCCAGCGGGGCTAAGCTCGCGCAGCCTCTCGACTCCTGGCCTGCTGGGGAACCCATGCCGGTCCTCACTGCCGTACCGTATTACGGCATTTCCTCGGTCGAGGATCTGGTTCCGCCGTTGCGTGAATTCGTTCGACTCGCTGCGGAGCAGGTCGGACGGCGACGGCGGGCTGCGGGCGGCAAACCGTCCCGCCCAGTTCCCCTGCTCGCCATGCCGCTTTTCGGCACCGGCGGCGGCGGAGCAGGACTGGTGCGCGGCGACGTGATTCAGCGGCTCCTCCAGGAGGCACGCCGTGCCGCAGCCGAGTCCGGCGTCGACGTCGCTCTGATCCTCACGAACGAAAAGGACTTCGCCTTCGCCCAAGAGCTGCGGAAGCGTCAGCCGGACTGGTGGAAACCCCTCGATCGGGAGCTGCAGGACCACGCCGCACGACTAGCTGCGCATGCCCGGGACGGCAAGCTCGTTCCCTTTATGGGCGCGGGTGTCAGCATGAGTGCCGGCGCCCCGAGCTGGGACGATCTTCTGGCTGCTTTGGCCAAGGCCGCACAGCTCTCGACCCCTGAAGGCATGTCGCTCAAAAAGCGCGAGCATCTGGACCAGGCCGGCATTCTGCGCTCTATCTATGAGGAACGCTCCGGGGCGGGAGGGCGGAGTTTCAATCAGGCCATCGCCGACCTGGTGGAGCTGAAACGCTACGGTTTGGCACCGGCCCTCCTCTCCAGTCTGGGCAGCAGGGAGGCGATCACCCTGAACTATGACGAACTCTTTGAATTCGCTTCGGCCGACGCCGGTGTCCCCCGGTCGGTCATTCCTGACGGCGGCGGGGAGAACGACGACTGGCTGCTGAAGCTTCATGGTTCGGTGACGAACCCTGATTCGATCGTCCTCACCCGCGACGATTATCTCGGTTTCAACGCATCACGCAACGCGCTCTCGGCCCTGGTGAAAGCCACCCTCATGACGCAGCACATCCTGTTCGTCGGCTTCGGCCTTGCCGACGACCACTTCCACGAGATCCTGCACGACGTGAAGCGTGCCCTTCCTCCGGAGCCCCGGGGCAAGGACGGATCCGCAACGGCCCTGATGCTGTCCGCGGATCCCCTGGACCGGCGGATGGTTTCCCAGCTGAACCTGGTGCCGATGAATGAGGAATCCAGTACCGCGGCAGGACGGACCCTCGAGATCTTCCTGGATCTCCTCGTAGCCCTGTCGACGGATAGCCATTCGTATCTTTTGGCCGAGGGCTACGAAGGAGCTTTGACCGAATCCGAGCGGTCCCTGCGGGAAACCCTGCTGGATCTCACTAAGCGGCTCACCGACGACGAAGCTCAAAGCAGCGGAGGCGTCCGCCTGCGGGAGATGCTGGCGCAATTGGGCGCTTGA